Proteins from a single region of ANME-2 cluster archaeon:
- a CDS encoding NUDIX hydrolase — protein MGKPVTPLLTVDIIILLEGKLVLIQRMNPPFRGQWALPGGFVDVGETVEDAATREAKEETGLDVELNGLAGVFSDPNRDPRGHTVTICFTATGHGSLEASSDARDTALFDPDDLPPLAFDHEKIIHTAADQIRLLLQGQS, from the coding sequence ATGGGTAAACCCGTAACTCCCCTGCTCACAGTGGACATAATAATCCTGCTGGAGGGAAAGCTCGTACTGATACAGCGCATGAATCCACCTTTCCGAGGGCAGTGGGCACTGCCTGGCGGATTCGTAGATGTGGGGGAAACAGTGGAAGATGCAGCTACCAGGGAGGCAAAGGAGGAGACCGGGCTTGATGTGGAATTGAATGGGCTGGCGGGTGTGTTCTCAGACCCCAACCGGGACCCCAGGGGTCATACTGTGACCATCTGCTTCACAGCAACCGGGCATGGCAGCCTGGAAGCTTCGTCAGATGCAAGGGATACGGCATTGTTCGACCCGGATGATCTGCCGCCGCTGGCCTTTGACCACGAGAAGATCATCCATACTGCAGCAGATCAGATCAGGCTTCTTCTTCAAGGGCAGAGTTGA
- a CDS encoding HD domain-containing protein gives MMQQILHSARTHLEGTPSAGHDITHTLRVRDLCLHISSIEGGDPEILEASALLHDIGRPAELKDPSTDHAALSAQLSPGILDRAGFPAKKIPAVVYAIANHRYSSGITPDSLEARILQDADRLDISGAVGAAMTFAYSGAHNHRLYHPDDPLASQREPDGKEYALDHILTKLMLLPGSMYTDTARGMAEERNRFLQTFVDQFIYEINTGRGPGNG, from the coding sequence ATGATGCAACAAATACTACATTCAGCCAGAACCCACCTCGAAGGCACACCCAGCGCAGGCCATGACATCACCCACACCCTGCGGGTAAGGGACCTGTGCCTCCATATCAGCAGCATCGAAGGAGGCGACCCCGAGATACTGGAAGCCTCAGCCCTGCTCCACGATATCGGGCGTCCCGCCGAACTAAAGGACCCAAGCACTGACCACGCTGCCCTCTCCGCACAACTATCCCCCGGTATACTTGACAGGGCAGGCTTTCCTGCAAAAAAAATACCGGCCGTGGTCTATGCCATTGCCAACCACCGTTACAGTTCAGGTATAACACCGGACAGCCTGGAAGCAAGGATACTCCAGGACGCTGACAGGCTGGATATTTCAGGTGCAGTAGGTGCGGCCATGACATTTGCCTATTCGGGCGCCCACAACCACAGGCTGTACCATCCTGATGACCCCCTGGCCAGCCAGCGGGAGCCAGACGGGAAAGAATATGCACTGGACCATATCCTCACAAAACTAATGCTGCTGCCCGGGTCCATGTATACAGATACTGCCAGGGGAATGGCAGAGGAAAGGAACAGGTTCCTGCAAACTTTCGTGGACCAGTTCATATACGAGATCAATACCGGCAGAGGGCCTGGAAATGGGTAA